The DNA segment GCATTGCCAACAAGCAAGGGCAAATAGGGGTAGATGAAGCGCAGGAGATTATGAAATCGCTTTCGCTAAAAGCATACGAGGGTGGTTATAAAGTAATGATTATTTGGATGGCAGATAAAATGAATACTGCTACCGCTAATAAACTCCTGAAACTGCTAGAAGAACCGCCACAAAAAACGGTTTTCTTGTTGGTAACAGAAGATGAAGACGATATACTACAAACCATACTGTCGCGCTGTCAAGTGTTACACTTTGGTGGGCTTAGCGAACAAGCTATAGCCGATGCATTGGTTTCTCGTGAAAATATAGAACCAGCCGTAGCGCAGAAGTTAGCCCACCAAGCGCAGGGCAATTATAACCAAGCAACGCATTTACTACACAAAAAGGGTGACGATTACCCCTTTGAAGAGTGGTTTGTACAATGGGTGCGTGCTGCTTTTCGCGCCAAGGGGAATGCTGCTGCGATACACGATCTGATAAGTTGGAGCGAACAAATAGCGGGTATAGGGCGCGAAGCGCAAAAACAGTTTCTTGATTTTTGTATTACTATGTTCCGCCAAGCATTAATGCTTAACTATCAGGCTAAGGAGCTGGTATATATAGAGCCTACTGTAGATAAATTTAAACTAGAAAATTTTGCACCGTTTGTTAACGGCAACAACATTAACGATATTTTTAAAGAGCTTTCAGATGCCATTTACCATATAGAACGTAATGGTAATGCTAAAATAATTTTGACTGACTTATCTATTAAACTAACACGACTAATCCATAAAAAATAAACACTATGATGACTTACGCAATAATCGCCGTACTACTTTTTCTTGCTATAACATTTATACAATCGGGCTACGATAAAGTAATGGACTGGAAAGGCAACGTGGGTTGGCTAAAAGGTCATTTTGCTGAAACATTCCTAAAAAACATGGTTCCGTTAGCTGTATTTATTATTCTTGCTCTTGAGGTAGTAGCAGGTGCTTTATCGCTAATAGGGGTTATAGAGCTACTAGTAAGTGGCGAGACTGATTTCGCGTTTTATGCAGCTTGCCTATCGGCTGTTACGTTTTTGTTCCTGCTTTTAGGGCAGCGTGCTGCTAAAGATTATGATGGTGCAAGAACCATAGTGATTTACTTTATACCAGTAGTATTGTTGTTAAGCTGGTTGTAAAATGAATTTATAACCTATAACCTCAAAATGACATGAAGTACTTTATTCTAATCCTAAGTTTTCTAGCAGCTTCTTGCACAATTAATCGACAGACGAGTATAAAATTTGAGAAGCAGAATAAGAAGACTATGACTAACTATCTTAATAAGAAAGGTTATGAAGTATCAGCTAATGAAATTGCAACGTTAAATGGTATTAATACCTTCATCGAGTATAATAATTCTGAAAAATTAGTTATACCTGAAGCTTATTTCTTCAATAAAGATGGATATCTAATATCAGGATTTGAAGGTACAGGATGTGGTATGGCTATAAGTAATATTGATGAAATTAGTAATGCTAGTTCAGACAATAAAGAACATTTTAAGGATTGGATAACCAATTATAATTTCCTTTCTAGTGACAATACAGAAGCCAGTTATGATGCTTATGTAATTATAAATTGGGCAATGTTTGTTGATGGTATGAACGATGATACATCGTACAACTGGTATAAATCCCTTAAAAACAACAAGGATTTAAACATACGCATCATTTTTCTTAACTTAGATATTCAAGAGAATTGGAAATTATCAGATGATAATAAAAAAGTATTAGGGTTAGAATAGCAACAACTGATTATTTGTAACCTATCTATTCATTAGTTATACTCGCTCTGTAGAGCCTTAGCTCGCCCCAAGAAAATTGATCTCCGCTTTTTTGTTTTACTTCGGTTAAGGATTGCCCGTCAAAATCAGTAAATGCCGTTTTAAGAGCTTCTATTTTATCTTTTGGTAATACATCGGTTACTTGTACTTTTCCTTTTTGTATCAATCCCGCAAAATGACTTTGTATTGTAGTTTCGGTGAGCTTACGTTTGGTGGCAATTTCGGAAATCGACATTTTTTGCTGCCATAGCTCAAAGGTTTCTTCGAGGGTCGATTTTTTAGGCTCTTTGCTCTTTTTCTTTTTAGGCGCATAACTAGCTGAGTAATCTTCTTCGTAGTCATCGTCTAAGAAGGTAGGCGCAGCAGGCATTTTTTTGCGAATAGTAGCCAGCTTGTCTTTTTTATACGACTGTATTTCGGGAGATGTAAGGTTATCGCGGTTTATTTCTACCCCTGCTACTACGGCTTGCATTAGCAATTTTGCTTTCATCAGTTGCAGTACGGCATTGGTTTGTAGTTCCTCTAGCTCGGTAAGTTCTTCATAAAAACCCTTGGCTTTTCGCTGTCGCTTTATTTCTTCCATTTTTGCCAATATCTCACCCGTTAATCCATCCATTACAGAGAAAAAGTAATTGTAGGCTGCCACTACCCTTTCTTTTACAAAAGTCATATCGGTGTCGGGCTTATAAAACAAACTATTAAGCTGATTGA comes from the Flavobacterium arcticum genome and includes:
- a CDS encoding DNA polymerase III subunit, which codes for MLFSEILGQEHIKNHLTKSTDSGRIPHAQLFVGPEGSGALAMAIAYAQYILCGNTSGENSNGNAACNLKFQNFSHPDLHFVFPVAPNGEVKSHPVSANFMKSWREFITQTPYGSLFDWYKKIGIANKQGQIGVDEAQEIMKSLSLKAYEGGYKVMIIWMADKMNTATANKLLKLLEEPPQKTVFLLVTEDEDDILQTILSRCQVLHFGGLSEQAIADALVSRENIEPAVAQKLAHQAQGNYNQATHLLHKKGDDYPFEEWFVQWVRAAFRAKGNAAAIHDLISWSEQIAGIGREAQKQFLDFCITMFRQALMLNYQAKELVYIEPTVDKFKLENFAPFVNGNNINDIFKELSDAIYHIERNGNAKIILTDLSIKLTRLIHKK
- a CDS encoding DoxX family membrane protein, which encodes MMTYAIIAVLLFLAITFIQSGYDKVMDWKGNVGWLKGHFAETFLKNMVPLAVFIILALEVVAGALSLIGVIELLVSGETDFAFYAACLSAVTFLFLLLGQRAAKDYDGARTIVIYFIPVVLLLSWL